One genomic window of Malaciobacter molluscorum LMG 25693 includes the following:
- a CDS encoding ATP-binding protein, with amino-acid sequence MKFNFRFIISVFILLYAIITLVFFNFYKELAIKDTKKEANSMLNNMNAIRTYIEEVQRPMIYNLMKDRETFDNYFNSKILSSTYISQYIYEKQLEKKELKYRYKLVATNPLNPIHKANAFEKQILEKFRNNEIKDYFSILEENGKSYFFIAKPIARNKPNCLMCHGNPQDAPKRLLAQYGNHSGFFEKVGDLRAMIYLKIAIADIISYHKSSFVTGGIAMFIVFILFIILIYIIYNKDKKLEDRKELLFEHQNRLAVMGSMIGNISHQWKQPLSHLSSILINIELLSERGKLTNDKVVSKVNDANTQITFMSNTINDFKNFFSPKDNNNSFRISDIVNQSIRLLQASLDRYSIKVKIDIEYDFTFVGSRNEFVQVFVNIINNAKDAFISNNIENRIISIKSFKHFDKTVISIQNNAGKINSLVFDKIFKPYFSTKDLSVATGIGLYICKVIVQRYKGTIQAKNLENGVIFEITFKS; translated from the coding sequence GTGAAATTTAATTTTAGATTTATTATTAGTGTTTTTATTCTACTTTATGCAATTATTACATTAGTATTTTTTAATTTTTATAAAGAGTTAGCTATTAAAGATACAAAAAAAGAGGCTAATTCAATGCTTAATAATATGAATGCAATTAGAACTTATATTGAAGAAGTTCAACGACCAATGATTTATAATCTAATGAAAGATAGAGAAACTTTTGATAACTATTTTAATTCTAAAATATTATCTTCAACTTATATCTCTCAATATATTTACGAAAAACAACTAGAAAAAAAAGAGTTAAAATATAGATATAAATTAGTAGCAACAAATCCTTTAAATCCAATACATAAAGCAAATGCATTTGAAAAACAAATCTTAGAAAAATTTAGAAACAATGAAATAAAAGATTATTTTTCTATTTTAGAGGAGAATGGTAAATCATATTTTTTCATAGCAAAACCAATAGCAAGGAATAAACCTAATTGTTTGATGTGTCATGGAAATCCCCAAGATGCTCCAAAAAGATTATTAGCTCAATATGGTAATCATAGTGGTTTTTTTGAAAAAGTTGGTGATTTAAGAGCAATGATATATTTAAAAATAGCAATTGCTGATATTATTTCATATCATAAAAGTTCTTTTGTTACTGGTGGTATTGCTATGTTTATTGTTTTTATATTATTTATAATATTGATTTATATAATTTATAATAAAGATAAAAAATTAGAAGATAGAAAAGAATTACTTTTTGAACATCAAAATAGACTTGCAGTTATGGGAAGTATGATAGGAAATATTTCTCATCAATGGAAACAACCTTTATCTCATTTATCTTCAATTTTAATTAACATTGAACTATTAAGTGAAAGAGGAAAGTTAACAAATGATAAAGTAGTTTCAAAAGTAAATGATGCAAATACACAGATTACATTTATGTCAAATACAATTAATGATTTTAAAAATTTCTTCTCTCCTAAAGATAATAATAACTCCTTTAGAATTTCAGATATAGTAAACCAATCTATTAGATTACTTCAAGCTTCTTTAGATAGATATAGTATTAAAGTAAAAATAGATATTGAATATGATTTTACTTTTGTTGGTTCTAGAAATGAGTTTGTTCAAGTATTTGTAAATATTATAAATAATGCAAAAGATGCTTTTATTTCAAATAATATTGAAAATAGAATAATTAGTATAAAATCTTTTAAACATTTTGATAAAACAGTTATTTCAATACAAAATAATGCAGGTAAAATAAACTCTTTAGTTTTTGATAAAATTTTTAAACCATACTTCTCTACAAAAGATTTAAGTGTAGCAACTGGAATTGGTTTATATATTTGTAAAGTTATAGTGCAAAGATATAAAGGAACAATCCAAGCTAAAAATCTTGAAAATGGAGTAATTTTTGAAATAACTTTTAAATCTTAA
- the dgt gene encoding dGTPase, whose translation MIDYTKKLNTSREVYPINDIDISVESDRGRIISTPAFRRLQKRTQVFPLELNAAVRSRLTHSIEVQQNARYIAKTILDEIKKHSNFEKYNLNNLDNAFVSISEMSSLLHDIGNPPFGHFAELSINDWMKNEGVDCLKKLYPKIKKENESLKEKLIRDITNFDGNAQAIRIIKYLQRLNLSFSQTASVLKYTRGAFEEKPKDGDKLNYLKKKPGFYYSEKEFVKKVCKSLQMQKGCRFPLTYIMEAADDISYLTADIEDAVDKGVFTLDDLYKYVVKECNKVNQKYNKHETFLLELIEKYYKKAKEQEDEPYQFNLFLTLTRASLINHLVKYVAQVYLDNHQEIFDGTFNKAILDFDKTNKYSLAIEVLQNISIKYIYNNKEKQALELKGHAILHGLLNCYKPILELSSEDFLKLVSKQRIDCFVSARLIGRLSSKHIVAYSKAIEELDTKDKQKFNLLEWYYRARLIIDYISGMTDDFALDEYRKLTAI comes from the coding sequence ATGATTGATTATACAAAAAAATTAAATACAAGTAGAGAAGTTTATCCAATAAATGATATTGATATTTCAGTTGAAAGTGATAGAGGAAGAATTATTTCAACTCCTGCATTTAGAAGATTACAAAAAAGAACACAAGTTTTTCCTTTAGAATTAAATGCAGCTGTAAGAAGTAGATTAACGCATTCTATAGAAGTACAACAAAACGCCAGATATATAGCAAAAACAATTTTAGATGAGATAAAAAAACACAGTAATTTTGAAAAATATAATTTGAATAATTTAGATAATGCTTTTGTTTCAATCTCTGAAATGTCAAGTTTACTTCATGATATTGGAAATCCTCCTTTTGGACACTTTGCAGAGCTTTCAATAAATGATTGGATGAAAAATGAAGGTGTTGATTGTTTAAAGAAATTATATCCTAAAATAAAAAAAGAAAATGAGAGTTTAAAAGAAAAATTAATAAGAGATATTACAAATTTTGATGGTAATGCACAAGCAATAAGAATAATAAAATATCTTCAAAGATTAAATTTATCTTTTTCTCAAACTGCTTCTGTTTTAAAATATACACGAGGTGCTTTTGAAGAAAAACCAAAAGATGGTGATAAATTAAACTATTTAAAGAAAAAACCAGGATTTTACTATTCTGAAAAAGAGTTTGTAAAAAAAGTTTGTAAATCTTTACAAATGCAAAAGGGATGCAGATTTCCTCTTACATATATTATGGAAGCAGCTGACGATATTTCATATTTAACAGCAGATATTGAAGATGCTGTTGATAAAGGAGTATTTACTTTAGATGATTTATATAAATATGTTGTAAAAGAGTGTAATAAAGTAAATCAAAAATATAATAAGCATGAGACTTTTTTATTAGAACTAATTGAAAAATATTATAAAAAAGCTAAAGAGCAAGAAGATGAACCTTATCAATTTAATCTTTTTTTGACTTTAACAAGAGCTAGCTTGATTAATCATTTAGTAAAATATGTTGCACAAGTATATTTGGATAATCATCAAGAGATATTTGATGGGACTTTTAATAAAGCCATTTTAGATTTTGATAAAACAAATAAATATTCACTTGCTATTGAAGTTTTACAAAATATATCAATCAAATATATTTATAATAATAAAGAAAAACAAGCATTAGAGTTAAAAGGTCATGCAATATTACATGGCTTATTAAACTGTTATAAACCTATTTTAGAACTTTCAAGTGAAGATTTTTTAAAACTTGTATCAAAGCAAAGAATAGATTGTTTTGTTTCAGCACGATTAATAGGTAGATTATCTTCAAAACATATTGTTGCATATTCAAAAGCTATTGAAGAGTTAGATACAAAAGATAAACAAAAATTTAATTTATTAGAGTGGTATTATAGAGCAAGATTAATAATTGATTATATTTCTGGAATGACTGATGATTTTGCTTTAGATGAGTATAGAAAATTAACTGCAATTTAA
- a CDS encoding response regulator transcription factor encodes MKNYSKLDILTDKKALCVDDDEGILKEIKETLELFFLEVLGVNNGEKALDEVKQNNYDVLFFDISMPNMDGLEAIKHIRKTNKKIPIIIISAHTDQEYLWRAIDLKITKYLTKPFVKKDLFEALEEVALELVDYNPSIRLKDEIIYNYYTKQLENKNQYIKLSKSESRLLEYFLKNINKVITYDLILDYMWDFDKPSKEAVKAIVKELRKKIGNDLIKNVYGLGYKCEI; translated from the coding sequence ATGAAAAATTATTCTAAACTTGATATTTTAACAGATAAAAAAGCCCTTTGTGTAGATGATGATGAAGGTATTTTAAAAGAGATTAAAGAAACTTTAGAACTTTTCTTTCTAGAAGTTTTAGGTGTAAATAATGGAGAAAAAGCTTTAGATGAAGTAAAACAAAATAATTATGATGTTTTGTTTTTTGACATCTCAATGCCGAATATGGATGGATTAGAAGCTATAAAACATATACGAAAAACAAATAAAAAAATACCAATTATAATAATATCTGCTCATACTGATCAAGAGTATTTATGGAGGGCCATTGATTTAAAAATTACTAAATATTTAACTAAACCTTTTGTTAAAAAAGATCTGTTTGAAGCACTAGAAGAAGTTGCTTTAGAATTGGTTGATTATAATCCAAGTATAAGATTAAAAGATGAGATTATTTATAATTATTATACAAAACAACTAGAAAATAAAAATCAATATATAAAACTATCAAAAAGTGAAAGTAGATTACTTGAGTATTTTTTAAAAAATATAAATAAAGTAATAACTTATGATTTAATACTTGATTATATGTGGGATTTTGATAAGCCAAGCAAAGAAGCAGTAAAAGCAATTGTTAAAGAGTTGAGAAAAAAAATTGGTAATGATTTAATAAAAAATGTTTATGGATTAGGATATAAGTGTGAAATTTAA
- a CDS encoding sensor histidine kinase produces the protein MQLITEKNISKMIIYIFIIIMSSMIFMISYFYVKNTNNNFEKEMQKYIHEYYNNQKEILKKEVDTVIDILNYNLTKENVTEEDLKEDTIRLLNNISFQAKKSDYFFVYDIKKMQGGDDFAKLIVNPNRPDLLGKLISTNYKDQDGKKFREEFMKDIRKKGESFSLYSYIKPNSNEVKQKLSFFKYYKQWNWVIAIGVYTDDIDKQIALKKEILKQRVKQQVIQNILLFLLFLTIAIVISILISEKIDAVLENYKLKIKAKSDELMQLNENLEKRVSLEIEKNREQEQLLVQKSRFIALGEMISNIAHQWRQPLSELSSIFMFIKFKYSLNALNENIMEEKAKEAERVLEYMSHTIDDFRNFFLPKKDKEKFYLNQAIESVMTILSSALKNNFIKIDIDIDESIEVDTYLNEFEQVVLNIISNARDVLIINKIKNPFIKIYAKDNEESVSLFIEDNGNGIEAIPIEKIFEPYFTTKNDSDGTGIGLYMSKIIVEKSIKGQLKVENIHNGARFEIVIPK, from the coding sequence TTGCAATTAATTACAGAAAAAAATATATCAAAAATGATTATTTATATTTTTATCATAATTATGTCTTCAATGATTTTTATGATTTCTTATTTTTATGTTAAAAATACCAATAACAATTTTGAAAAAGAGATGCAAAAATATATACATGAATATTACAATAATCAAAAAGAAATTTTAAAAAAAGAAGTTGATACCGTTATTGATATACTAAATTATAATCTAACAAAAGAGAATGTTACAGAAGAAGATTTAAAAGAAGATACTATAAGACTTTTAAATAATATATCTTTTCAGGCTAAAAAAAGTGATTATTTCTTTGTATATGATATAAAAAAAATGCAAGGTGGAGATGATTTTGCTAAATTAATTGTAAATCCTAATAGACCTGATTTATTAGGAAAACTTATTTCTACAAATTATAAAGACCAAGATGGAAAAAAGTTTCGTGAAGAGTTTATGAAAGATATAAGAAAAAAAGGTGAATCTTTTAGTCTTTATTCTTATATAAAACCAAACTCAAATGAGGTAAAACAAAAACTATCATTTTTTAAATATTATAAGCAATGGAATTGGGTAATAGCAATTGGTGTTTATACTGATGATATTGATAAACAAATTGCTTTAAAAAAAGAGATCTTAAAACAAAGAGTTAAACAACAAGTAATACAAAATATTTTATTATTTTTATTATTTTTAACAATTGCAATTGTAATTTCGATTTTAATTTCTGAAAAAATTGATGCTGTTTTAGAAAATTATAAATTGAAAATAAAAGCAAAATCAGATGAATTAATGCAATTAAATGAAAATTTAGAAAAAAGAGTATCTTTGGAGATTGAAAAAAATAGAGAACAAGAGCAGCTTTTAGTTCAAAAATCAAGGTTTATTGCATTGGGTGAAATGATTTCTAATATTGCTCATCAATGGAGACAACCATTATCTGAGTTATCATCGATTTTTATGTTTATAAAATTTAAATATAGTCTAAATGCTTTAAATGAAAATATAATGGAAGAAAAAGCAAAAGAGGCAGAAAGAGTTTTAGAGTATATGTCTCATACAATTGATGATTTTAGGAATTTCTTTTTACCTAAAAAAGATAAAGAAAAATTTTATTTAAATCAAGCAATAGAATCTGTAATGACTATATTATCAAGTGCATTAAAAAATAACTTTATTAAAATTGATATAGATATAGATGAGAGTATTGAAGTTGATACTTATTTAAATGAATTTGAACAAGTTGTGTTAAATATAATATCAAATGCAAGAGATGTATTAATAATAAACAAAATTAAAAATCCATTTATAAAAATTTATGCAAAAGATAATGAAGAGAGTGTAAGTTTGTTTATTGAAGATAATGGAAATGGAATTGAAGCTATACCTATTGAAAAAATATTTGAACCATATTTTACTACAAAAAATGATAGTGATGGTACAGGTATTGGTTTATATATGTCAAAAATAATTGTTGAAAAGAGTATTAAGGGACAATTAAAAGTAGAAAATATTCATAATGGAGCAAGATTTGAAATAGTTATTCCAAAATAA
- a CDS encoding EI24 domain-containing protein, which yields MNEIDLVRVSLKDFFTKRMLQYAIVPLIITLIIMFALFFTTASYGMDSLSIMITQAQNGQEIVVSHDAPFFYSWLNFLLQYSVTAWMVGFLVYTIGILFVMMFSVFITLAIIGFLTPFILNTLHKRHYNDLPLDGHGNFISPLIVLIKSTIIMIILFFVFIPLYFIPIINIIAFNLPFYYFFHKLLNHDVASTILNEQDYMIIHKKQKNSFRIRTFLLYMLSMVPFITLFSAVFFIIYLGHGYFIELRKLKDGEANAIDKFLELK from the coding sequence TTGAACGAAATTGATTTAGTACGGGTTAGTTTAAAAGATTTTTTTACCAAAAGAATGTTGCAATATGCTATTGTTCCACTTATAATAACATTGATTATTATGTTTGCACTCTTTTTTACTACTGCAAGTTATGGAATGGATTCTTTATCAATAATGATTACTCAAGCTCAAAATGGACAAGAAATAGTTGTTTCTCATGATGCTCCATTTTTTTATAGTTGGTTGAATTTTTTACTTCAATATTCTGTAACTGCATGGATGGTCGGATTTTTAGTTTATACAATTGGAATACTTTTTGTAATGATGTTTTCTGTTTTTATAACTCTTGCAATAATTGGTTTTTTAACACCATTTATTTTAAATACTTTACATAAAAGGCATTATAATGATTTGCCATTAGATGGTCATGGTAATTTTATTTCACCTCTTATTGTACTTATAAAAAGTACAATTATTATGATAATCTTATTTTTTGTATTTATTCCATTATATTTTATTCCAATAATAAATATAATTGCATTTAATCTGCCTTTTTATTATTTTTTTCATAAATTATTAAATCATGATGTTGCTTCTACAATTTTAAATGAGCAAGATTATATGATAATTCATAAAAAACAAAAAAATAGTTTTAGAATTAGAACTTTTTTACTTTATATGTTATCAATGGTTCCTTTTATTACACTGTTTTCAGCTGTATTTTTTATAATATATTTAGGACATGGTTATTTTATAGAATTAAGAAAATTAAAAGATGGTGAAGCAAATGCTATAGATAAGTTTTTAGAACTTAAATAA
- a CDS encoding radical SAM/SPASM domain-containing protein yields the protein MKKFRKVHIEITNICNLKCTFCPPKIKPSTTMSLEKFDNLNNQLKNYTKELSYHIVGDPLVLSNLNDYLNISKKYNLKVNITTTANNINEKHYKALLNSTIKQINFSINSYNANSHKKNLDEYLNPIIKFIKFAQKNRHDYFINLRIWNLDETKSAKEFNKKVFNKINNEFNTSIDIEDIYKIRPKNIRVDRKIFFNFDEYFNWPNLNNNFVSKKGFCYGLDSHFGILSNGDVVPCCLDQNACINLGNVKEQTISEILNSTRVKNIQNGFKNNIIVEELCQKCEYRTRFDKKD from the coding sequence ATAAAAAAGTTTAGAAAAGTTCATATTGAAATAACAAATATTTGTAATTTAAAATGTACATTTTGTCCTCCTAAAATAAAACCATCTACAACGATGAGTTTAGAAAAGTTTGATAATTTAAATAATCAATTAAAAAATTATACAAAAGAGTTGTCTTATCATATAGTAGGAGATCCTTTAGTTTTATCAAATTTAAATGATTATTTAAATATTAGTAAGAAATATAATCTTAAAGTAAATATCACTACAACTGCTAATAATATAAATGAAAAACATTATAAGGCTTTATTAAATAGTACAATTAAACAAATAAATTTTTCAATTAATTCTTATAATGCTAACTCTCATAAAAAGAATTTAGATGAATATTTAAACCCGATTATTAAATTTATAAAATTTGCTCAAAAAAATAGACATGATTATTTTATAAATTTAAGAATATGGAATTTGGATGAGACAAAAAGTGCAAAAGAATTTAATAAAAAAGTATTTAATAAAATAAATAATGAGTTTAATACAAGTATCGATATTGAAGATATTTATAAAATAAGACCTAAGAATATAAGAGTTGATAGAAAAATATTTTTTAATTTTGATGAATATTTTAATTGGCCAAATTTAAATAATAATTTTGTTTCAAAAAAAGGTTTTTGTTATGGATTAGATTCTCATTTTGGTATTTTAAGTAATGGTGACGTAGTTCCTTGTTGTTTAGATCAAAATGCATGTATAAATCTGGGAAATGTAAAAGAACAGACTATATCAGAAATATTAAATTCTACAAGAGTAAAAAATATTCAAAATGGATTTAAAAATAATATTATAGTTGAAGAACTATGCCAAAAATGTGAATATAGAACTAGATTTGATAAAAAGGATTAG
- a CDS encoding adenosine deaminase — protein sequence MKNFINNIPKAELHLHIEGTLEPELMFKLAKRNNIKLEYKTIDEIKNAYNFTNLQSFLDIYYSGAKVLQTEQDFYDLTYEYLKKCKENNVIHTEIFFDPQTHTARNIDFKTVILGITKALEDGKNELAISSKLIMCFLRHLSQEDAFKTLDEAMKFKEKIIGIGLDSSELGNPPAKFKDVFKKAKELGFKLVAHAGEEGSYEYINDALDLLNIHRIDHGVQAINSDKLMQRLKDKQIALTVCPLSNTKLKVFDDMKEHSIKQMLDYGLNVTVNSDDPSYFGGYMNDNFHAITNSLNLTKEDIIKLVKNSFNSSFITKEEKQNFIKKVDEFIKNN from the coding sequence ATGAAAAATTTTATAAACAACATTCCAAAAGCAGAATTACACTTACATATTGAAGGAACATTAGAACCAGAATTAATGTTTAAATTAGCAAAAAGAAATAATATAAAACTTGAATATAAAACAATAGATGAGATTAAAAATGCTTATAATTTTACCAATTTACAGTCTTTTTTAGATATTTATTATAGTGGAGCAAAAGTTTTGCAAACAGAACAAGACTTTTATGATTTAACTTATGAATATTTGAAAAAATGTAAAGAAAATAATGTAATTCACACTGAAATTTTCTTTGACCCACAAACTCATACAGCAAGAAATATAGATTTTAAAACAGTAATTTTAGGAATAACTAAAGCACTTGAAGATGGAAAAAATGAATTAGCAATAAGTTCAAAATTAATCATGTGCTTTTTAAGACACTTAAGTCAAGAAGATGCTTTTAAAACTTTAGATGAAGCAATGAAATTTAAAGAAAAAATCATAGGAATTGGTCTTGATTCTTCAGAATTAGGAAATCCTCCTGCAAAATTTAAAGATGTTTTCAAAAAAGCTAAAGAACTTGGATTTAAACTTGTGGCACATGCTGGGGAAGAAGGAAGTTATGAATATATAAATGATGCACTTGATTTATTAAATATACATAGAATTGATCATGGTGTTCAGGCAATTAATAGTGATAAATTAATGCAAAGATTAAAAGATAAACAAATAGCACTAACAGTTTGTCCACTATCAAATACAAAGCTAAAAGTCTTTGATGATATGAAAGAGCACAGTATAAAGCAAATGTTAGATTATGGATTAAATGTAACAGTTAATTCAGATGATCCCTCTTATTTTGGTGGATATATGAATGATAACTTTCATGCTATTACAAATAGTTTAAATTTAACAAAAGAAGATATTATAAAACTTGTAAAAAACTCTTTTAACTCTTCATTTATAACAAAAGAAGAAAAACAAAATTTCATTAAAAAAGTTGATGAGTTTATAAAAAACAATTAA
- a CDS encoding multiheme c-type cytochrome: protein MRSINKRLFVCLFICIGIMVNIAFASSHNNNSPQMSKDAQEIIAKNEGTKDTRGVITLRDYVIQEKARYDWIFKHHPIFTTYLPNGKVVGKLNVVDRGEEFVHAGHGNDFQKYSKRKGITSTMYRLPSTDPLVFPNKFVGPEKCGECHAAQYEKWSRSRHSSTIRFPGEHPEVNNELNKSVFGKDTASILPKGITPDSIYCTVGHLRTKMGYFDAWLLRGTYHVVGGLLKDGTGTVVAGSNQFQRTWANDLTPEVAKKIRKFIPNFPVTLEEHGENSGYVRGLASYAARYKKAMAVQAASSYCQVCHPWKFDYKTEKEFYADLGNSKSLQKHTISKGISCEECHGAGGHLKGGEGLRTSNCERCHQRFSFRPFLAEKFRNSKDPNLKARAAELGLTSKFKSAGPGCGTEGSQSYFTAHYEAGMRCTTCHDPHDVSGYVVTTTAKKGGVYEDTGDYLSSFYTKPAIRKSCASCHKEAAKIVKNTKDTHSKVSCASCHMPYLMSCENFYAVQYQDHAGFDTQRRSHIWKINVSPDKKTLNPPPGQPRVQTVPKKYKDWYIAKNDEGHNYIDLMWACGKTSWADKDMIDNKGCHSIVQSKLKKTLHFKDQSRIYDEVIGWQKPIKKIYSEVTVAIKGIYEMLEVTKLSVEDRSRVNELIEKAQEAMDLIKKDGSWGVHGFKYTERRAKAAQAYVQEAQNILSKASK from the coding sequence ATGAGAAGTATAAATAAAAGACTGTTTGTTTGTTTGTTTATATGTATTGGCATTATGGTTAATATTGCATTTGCATCTAGCCATAATAACAACTCACCTCAAATGAGTAAAGATGCACAAGAAATCATTGCTAAAAACGAAGGTACCAAAGATACTCGTGGTGTTATTACACTAAGAGACTATGTTATCCAAGAAAAAGCAAGATATGACTGGATTTTTAAACATCATCCAATTTTTACAACGTATTTACCTAATGGTAAAGTTGTTGGGAAGTTGAATGTTGTTGATAGAGGTGAAGAATTTGTACATGCAGGTCATGGTAATGATTTTCAAAAATATAGTAAAAGAAAAGGAATTACTTCTACTATGTATAGATTACCTTCTACTGATCCGTTAGTATTTCCTAACAAATTTGTAGGACCAGAAAAATGTGGAGAGTGTCATGCTGCACAATATGAGAAATGGAGCAGATCAAGACACTCTTCAACTATTCGTTTCCCAGGAGAACACCCTGAAGTAAATAATGAATTAAATAAATCAGTTTTTGGTAAAGATACTGCTTCTATCTTACCAAAAGGAATTACTCCTGATTCTATCTATTGTACCGTAGGTCATCTTAGAACAAAAATGGGATATTTTGATGCTTGGTTATTAAGAGGAACTTATCATGTTGTTGGTGGTTTATTAAAAGATGGAACAGGTACAGTTGTTGCTGGTTCAAATCAATTTCAAAGAACTTGGGCAAATGATTTGACACCTGAAGTTGCTAAAAAAATTAGAAAATTTATTCCTAATTTTCCTGTGACATTAGAGGAACATGGTGAAAACTCAGGTTATGTAAGAGGTTTGGCTTCATATGCTGCAAGGTATAAAAAAGCTATGGCTGTTCAAGCTGCATCATCTTACTGTCAAGTATGTCACCCTTGGAAATTTGATTATAAAACAGAAAAAGAATTTTATGCTGATTTAGGTAACTCAAAATCATTACAAAAACATACTATCTCAAAAGGTATTTCATGTGAAGAATGCCACGGTGCAGGCGGACATTTAAAAGGTGGAGAAGGGCTTAGAACTTCTAACTGTGAAAGATGTCACCAAAGATTTAGTTTTAGACCATTTTTAGCTGAAAAATTTAGAAACTCTAAAGATCCAAACTTAAAAGCAAGAGCTGCTGAACTTGGATTAACTTCAAAATTTAAATCAGCTGGTCCTGGTTGTGGTACTGAAGGTTCTCAATCTTACTTTACTGCACACTATGAAGCAGGTATGAGATGTACAACTTGTCATGACCCTCATGACGTAAGTGGTTATGTTGTTACAACTACTGCTAAAAAAGGTGGTGTATATGAAGATACTGGTGATTATTTAAGTTCATTCTATACAAAACCTGCAATTAGAAAATCATGTGCAAGCTGTCACAAAGAAGCTGCAAAAATAGTTAAAAATACAAAAGATACTCATAGCAAAGTAAGTTGTGCTAGTTGTCATATGCCTTATTTAATGAGTTGTGAAAATTTCTATGCAGTTCAATATCAAGATCATGCTGGTTTTGATACACAAAGAAGATCACATATTTGGAAAATCAATGTAAGTCCTGATAAAAAAACTCTTAACCCACCTCCAGGTCAACCAAGAGTTCAAACAGTACCTAAAAAATACAAAGATTGGTATATTGCTAAAAATGATGAAGGTCACAACTATATTGACTTAATGTGGGCTTGTGGTAAAACTTCATGGGCAGATAAAGATATGATTGATAATAAAGGTTGTCATAGTATCGTTCAATCTAAATTGAAAAAAACATTACACTTTAAAGATCAAAGTAGAATTTATGATGAGGTTATAGGTTGGCAAAAACCAATCAAAAAAATCTATTCAGAAGTTACTGTTGCTATTAAAGGTATCTATGAAATGCTTGAAGTAACAAAATTAAGTGTTGAAGATAGATCAAGAGTTAATGAATTAATTGAAAAAGCTCAAGAAGCTATGGACTTAATCAAAAAAGATGGTTCATGGGGAGTTCATGGATTTAAATATACAGAAAGAAGAGCAAAAGCTGCACAAGCATATGTTCAAGAAGCTCAAAATATTTTATCAAAAGCTTCTAAATAG
- a CDS encoding response regulator transcription factor, producing the protein MNQDLIKQLSSFNLLYVEDEDGIRNNIYEILRHMFKNLYLAKNAKDAYKIYQEKKPDLIITDIRMPKETGIDLIKKIRKTDSKIRVIITSAHTDLEYMLEATELHLVKYIIKPITEAKLTEALEAFIKSYATAPVYNLIPKWIYDESKSCVIGPDIEYILTKKENAFLKLLINKNRIITYQELETQIWDDTNIMTPNAMRLFIKNFRKKLPDGILKNIQGTGYRLVI; encoded by the coding sequence ATGAATCAAGACTTAATTAAACAATTAAGTAGTTTTAATTTATTATATGTTGAAGATGAAGATGGTATTAGAAATAATATCTATGAAATATTGAGACATATGTTTAAAAATTTATATTTAGCAAAAAACGCTAAAGATGCATATAAAATTTATCAAGAAAAAAAACCTGATTTAATTATTACAGATATTAGAATGCCAAAAGAGACAGGTATAGATTTAATAAAAAAAATAAGGAAAACCGACTCAAAAATAAGAGTAATAATAACTTCTGCACATACAGATTTAGAGTATATGTTAGAAGCAACAGAACTTCATTTAGTTAAATATATTATAAAACCTATAACTGAAGCTAAACTAACTGAAGCATTAGAGGCATTTATTAAAAGTTATGCAACTGCACCTGTTTATAATTTAATTCCTAAATGGATTTATGATGAGAGTAAATCTTGTGTAATTGGTCCAGATATTGAATATATATTAACAAAAAAAGAAAATGCATTTTTAAAACTACTTATAAATAAAAATAGAATCATTACGTATCAAGAGTTAGAGACTCAAATCTGGGATGATACAAATATTATGACTCCAAATGCAATGAGACTATTTATTAAAAATTTCAGAAAAAAACTTCCTGATGGTATATTAAAAAACATCCAAGGAACAGGCTATAGATTAGTTATTTAA